A section of the Enterococcus montenegrensis genome encodes:
- a CDS encoding glycoside hydrolase family 13 protein: MTKVYFNSWLEEYKKPFGAILVNEFISFKFKADDPNVTGVTLVIAHDGGQSHTIKMESYGTAIYHFDYFFNEGKGVYFYYFELHYLDANHAEYTRYYGAVAGGGPGKLVDHLEEINAYQVTCFEKKETAPNWYRKGVFYQIFPDRFYNGNPKELVNNPKANTFIYGSKEDTPMYIKDENGDIARWDFFGGNFKGIKAKIPYLKELGITGIYLNPIFEARSNHRYDTSNYLNIDPILGTEEDFADLLDALHQNDIHVILDGVFSHVGRNSLYFNYDGAYGIDKGAYRNIHSQYYPWFTFNRYPDEYNSWWGVKDLPEINKENKEFQDFIFGSAGVLQKWNKFGIDGWRLDVADELPDEFIAGIRSNLDQFADKVLLGEVWEDASNKISYGKRRQYILGNHLQGVMNYPLREQALAFLMADCRPETIASHFTTLQENYPRDIFYNSFNNIGTHDTERILTQLNGDKRKLSLAFALLHLFPGVPCVYYGDEAGLTGGKDPDNRKFFPWDNIEEDCYEACRKWISLRAENPVIYEGDFLLLYTERILGVLRYDAEDFVLVFFNPTNGLQVLNVAEIQTLRPLPIAKERLQAIIGRNNTIQEAGTLTFSGKLFE; encoded by the coding sequence ATGACCAAAGTGTATTTTAATTCATGGTTAGAAGAGTATAAAAAGCCCTTTGGCGCGATTTTGGTTAATGAGTTTATATCCTTTAAGTTTAAAGCAGATGATCCTAACGTCACAGGGGTAACGTTAGTAATAGCCCATGATGGCGGTCAAAGCCATACGATTAAGATGGAAAGTTATGGCACGGCAATTTATCATTTTGATTACTTTTTTAACGAGGGGAAAGGTGTTTATTTTTATTATTTTGAATTACATTATTTAGACGCCAACCACGCAGAATATACCCGATATTATGGTGCAGTAGCAGGAGGCGGCCCAGGAAAGCTGGTCGATCACTTAGAGGAGATAAATGCCTATCAAGTGACCTGTTTTGAAAAAAAAGAAACAGCTCCTAATTGGTATCGTAAAGGCGTTTTTTATCAAATTTTTCCCGACCGTTTTTATAATGGTAATCCCAAGGAGTTAGTAAATAATCCTAAGGCCAATACATTTATTTATGGTAGTAAAGAAGATACTCCGATGTATATTAAAGATGAAAATGGCGATATTGCCCGCTGGGATTTTTTTGGAGGCAACTTTAAAGGAATTAAAGCTAAAATTCCCTACTTAAAAGAATTGGGAATTACAGGGATTTATTTGAATCCGATTTTTGAAGCCAGAAGTAATCATCGTTATGATACGAGTAACTATCTGAATATCGACCCCATTTTAGGAACAGAAGAAGACTTTGCTGATCTTTTGGATGCGTTGCATCAAAATGATATTCATGTCATTTTAGATGGTGTATTTAGCCACGTAGGGCGTAACAGTCTTTACTTTAATTACGACGGCGCTTACGGTATTGATAAAGGAGCATATCGTAATATTCATAGCCAGTATTATCCTTGGTTTACCTTTAATCGCTATCCAGATGAATATAATTCTTGGTGGGGAGTAAAAGATTTACCAGAAATTAATAAAGAGAACAAAGAATTCCAAGATTTTATTTTTGGTTCTGCTGGTGTTTTACAAAAGTGGAATAAATTTGGTATTGACGGCTGGCGCTTAGATGTGGCGGATGAATTGCCAGACGAGTTTATTGCCGGTATTCGAAGCAATTTGGACCAATTTGCGGACAAAGTTTTGTTAGGTGAAGTCTGGGAAGACGCCTCTAATAAAATTTCTTATGGCAAAAGACGCCAATATATTTTAGGAAACCATCTCCAAGGGGTTATGAACTATCCTCTAAGAGAGCAAGCACTAGCTTTTCTTATGGCAGATTGTCGTCCAGAAACTATTGCCAGCCATTTTACAACCTTACAAGAAAATTATCCTCGGGACATTTTTTACAATAGTTTCAATAATATTGGGACCCACGATACGGAGCGAATTTTAACGCAATTAAATGGCGATAAACGAAAACTGTCACTGGCTTTTGCTCTGTTGCATCTTTTTCCGGGTGTCCCTTGTGTCTATTATGGTGATGAAGCTGGTTTAACTGGGGGCAAAGATCCAGATAACCGCAAGTTTTTCCCTTGGGATAATATTGAGGAAGACTGTTATGAAGCTTGTCGTAAATGGATTTCTTTACGGGCAGAAAATCCGGTTATTTACGAGGGAGATTTTTTGCTGTTGTACACAGAACGGATTTTAGGAGTACTGCGTTATGATGCAGAAGACTTTGTTTTGGTCTTTTTTAATCCGACAAACGGGCTTCAAGTTTTGAATGTAGCAGAAATTCAAACATTGCGTCCCTTACCGATTGCTAAAGAACGCTTGCAGGCGATTATTGGGCGTAACAATACGATTCAAGAGGCCGGAACGCTAACTTTTAGTGGTAAGTTGTTTGAATAA
- a CDS encoding pyridoxal phosphate-dependent aminotransferase — MKHFEKSNKLEGVSYDVRGPVLEEADRMQEEGVSILKLNTGNPAPFGFEAPDEIVRDLIMNVRSSEGYSDSKGIFSARKAIEQYCQLKGFPNVTINDIYTGNGVSELITMCMQGLCNDGDEILVPSPDYPLWTASVSLAGGKPVHYICDEESEWYPDLSDMRAKINSKTKAIVVINPNNPTGALYPKEILEGIVELAREFDLIIFSDEIYDRLVMDGLTHVPIATLAPDRFVVTLNGLSKSHRVAGFRVGWMVLSGDKKGVKDYIEGLNMLSSMRLCSNVLSQQIIQTALGGYQSSDELLLPGGRIYEQREYIYNALNDIPGLSAVKPKAAFYIFPKIDIKRFNIKNDEQFVLDFLHEHKILLVHGGGFNWQEPDHFRIVYLPKMDDLKFTAEKLREFLATYQQK, encoded by the coding sequence ATGAAACACTTTGAGAAATCAAATAAATTAGAAGGTGTCAGCTATGACGTGCGCGGTCCGGTGTTGGAAGAGGCCGATCGCATGCAAGAAGAAGGCGTTAGTATTTTAAAACTAAATACTGGTAATCCTGCACCTTTTGGCTTTGAAGCCCCGGATGAAATTGTTCGTGATTTGATTATGAATGTCCGTTCATCAGAAGGCTATTCTGATTCTAAGGGAATTTTTTCGGCACGAAAGGCAATTGAACAATATTGCCAATTAAAGGGATTTCCTAATGTTACGATAAATGATATTTATACTGGCAACGGTGTTAGCGAATTAATTACAATGTGCATGCAAGGCTTGTGTAATGACGGTGATGAAATATTGGTACCCTCCCCAGATTATCCACTGTGGACAGCCTCTGTTTCTCTTGCTGGTGGTAAACCCGTTCATTATATTTGTGATGAAGAAAGTGAATGGTATCCTGATCTTTCGGATATGCGTGCTAAGATTAACAGTAAAACCAAAGCAATTGTAGTCATTAATCCCAATAACCCTACAGGTGCTCTATATCCAAAAGAGATATTAGAAGGTATCGTGGAATTAGCGCGGGAATTTGATTTGATTATTTTTTCAGATGAAATTTACGATCGTTTAGTTATGGATGGTCTAACCCATGTCCCAATTGCAACTTTGGCCCCAGATCGGTTTGTCGTTACTTTAAATGGTCTGTCAAAATCACATCGTGTTGCGGGTTTTCGCGTGGGGTGGATGGTTTTAAGTGGGGATAAAAAAGGTGTGAAAGATTATATTGAAGGGCTAAACATGTTGTCTTCCATGCGCCTGTGTTCTAATGTATTATCCCAACAAATCATTCAAACTGCTCTTGGAGGGTATCAAAGTAGTGATGAATTATTATTGCCGGGTGGTCGAATTTATGAGCAGCGGGAATATATTTACAATGCTTTAAATGATATTCCCGGACTTTCAGCAGTAAAACCAAAAGCTGCCTTTTATATTTTTCCTAAAATTGATATTAAACGGTTCAATATCAAAAATGACGAACAATTTGTTCTGGACTTTTTACATGAACACAAAATTTTATTGGTGCATGGTGGCGGCTTTAACTGGCAAGAGCCCGACCATTTTCGGATTGTCTATTTACCAAAAATGGACGACCTGAAATTTACAGCCGAAAAATTACGAGAGTTTTTAGCAACCTATCAACAAAAATAA
- a CDS encoding DUF2187 domain-containing protein, protein MKQPSNVSFIWQDEKFYGWIEKEYQNSFLINVTDPNEELETKYAKRIIISKKVCELL, encoded by the coding sequence ATGAAACAACCATCAAATGTTAGCTTTATCTGGCAAGACGAAAAATTTTATGGCTGGATTGAAAAAGAATATCAAAATTCATTTTTAATCAATGTCACCGATCCAAACGAAGAATTAGAAACCAAGTACGCAAAAAGGATTATCATCAGTAAAAAAGTCTGCGAGCTTCTTTAA
- a CDS encoding helix-turn-helix domain-containing protein — protein sequence MTAENVSFGHVLKQIRKDRKLTQKMLSQNICSQSVLSRIENDEELPNVLVMQNLCERLGVTIDQVMTLHFEEIRKVNLLLDQMAYHFFHKEYIKLAALLNQPAILDQLYLDTDLQLYYYYLGSCEYFLGKDLELALQHLKHGLSYTFQADKHFIASNEIQLISCIGRVQVDLGQKKEGEFNLTYSMELFYTLPNERIDCRLAKVFYNYGLFLYREKRYDEAMDVVKRGTEMVRKQKSYYYLEELFRLEGLIYEAQGKNEQCEKYFKISSAVQRITNL from the coding sequence ATGACAGCAGAAAATGTTTCGTTTGGCCACGTTTTAAAACAAATTCGTAAAGATCGTAAATTAACGCAAAAAATGTTGTCGCAAAATATTTGTTCGCAAAGTGTCTTAAGTCGGATTGAAAATGATGAAGAATTACCAAATGTCTTGGTGATGCAAAATTTGTGCGAACGCTTAGGCGTAACAATCGATCAAGTTATGACGCTCCACTTTGAGGAGATTAGAAAAGTAAATTTACTCTTAGATCAAATGGCCTATCACTTTTTTCATAAAGAGTATATAAAGCTTGCTGCCTTATTAAACCAACCAGCTATTTTAGACCAGTTGTATTTAGACACAGATTTACAGCTCTATTACTATTATCTAGGTAGTTGTGAATACTTTTTGGGTAAAGATTTGGAGTTGGCTTTACAACATTTAAAACACGGTCTTTCTTATACATTTCAAGCAGATAAACATTTTATTGCTTCAAATGAAATTCAATTAATTTCTTGTATCGGTCGCGTGCAAGTGGATTTAGGCCAAAAAAAAGAAGGCGAGTTCAACTTAACCTATAGTATGGAACTCTTTTATACATTGCCAAATGAACGTATCGACTGTCGGCTTGCAAAAGTTTTCTATAATTACGGTCTGTTTTTATATCGAGAAAAGCGTTATGACGAAGCGATGGACGTTGTCAAACGAGGAACGGAAATGGTGCGCAAACAAAAAAGTTATTATTATTTGGAAGAACTTTTCCGCCTTGAGGGCTTGATTTATGAAGCGCAGGGCAAAAATGAGCAATGCGAAAAATATTTCAAAATATCTAGCGCTGTCCAACGGATTACAAATCTGTAA
- the nagA gene encoding N-acetylglucosamine-6-phosphate deacetylase: MRTFIYADKFFLNSDTKSAGYLEIIDGKFGNYYAELPEKDANIIDHSGKWIAPGLVDTHIHGYKNQDVMDNNAEGLKIMSEGLLECGVTSYLPTTLTSTKELLKDVAKTIGDTYQDVKGAKIQGIYFEGPFFTEEHKGAQNPSYFGDPDIDTFHEWQEASGGLIKKIALAPERKGVSEFVNQVTEEGVVVALGHSNATLEEATEAVEAGASVFVHAYNGMRGLNHREPGMVGALLSLQHVFSELICDGHHVHPQAAEILMEKAGHDHVALITDCMMAGGMPDGNYILGEFPVVVKDGTARMKEGNLAGSILKLKEAIKNVVDWEIATPEEAIMMATWVPAVSCKIDDKCGLIKKGRDADFIVLNPDMTLAATYLDGTKRYEA, encoded by the coding sequence ATGCGAACATTTATTTATGCTGACAAGTTTTTCTTAAACTCTGATACCAAATCAGCCGGCTATTTAGAAATTATTGACGGAAAATTTGGTAACTACTATGCTGAACTACCTGAAAAAGATGCGAATATTATTGACCATAGTGGCAAATGGATTGCCCCAGGTTTAGTGGATACACATATTCATGGTTACAAAAACCAAGATGTTATGGACAATAATGCTGAAGGTTTGAAAATCATGTCTGAAGGTTTGTTGGAATGTGGCGTAACTTCTTATTTGCCAACAACTTTAACTTCTACAAAAGAGTTATTAAAAGATGTTGCAAAAACAATTGGCGACACATACCAAGATGTAAAAGGTGCTAAAATTCAAGGGATTTATTTTGAAGGACCATTCTTTACAGAAGAACATAAAGGTGCGCAAAATCCATCTTACTTTGGCGACCCAGATATTGATACTTTCCATGAATGGCAAGAAGCTTCTGGCGGCTTGATTAAAAAAATTGCGTTAGCTCCTGAACGTAAAGGCGTTAGCGAATTTGTTAACCAAGTAACTGAAGAAGGTGTTGTTGTTGCATTGGGTCACAGCAATGCAACGCTAGAAGAAGCAACGGAAGCTGTTGAAGCTGGAGCAAGCGTGTTTGTTCACGCTTATAATGGGATGCGTGGTTTGAATCACCGCGAACCCGGTATGGTTGGTGCGCTACTTAGCCTGCAACATGTATTTTCAGAATTAATTTGTGATGGTCACCATGTTCACCCACAAGCGGCTGAAATTTTAATGGAAAAAGCAGGACATGATCATGTAGCATTAATCACGGACTGCATGATGGCTGGCGGTATGCCAGATGGAAATTATATTTTAGGCGAATTTCCTGTAGTCGTAAAAGATGGTACTGCTCGTATGAAAGAAGGCAATTTAGCCGGTAGTATTTTGAAATTAAAAGAAGCAATCAAAAATGTAGTGGATTGGGAAATTGCCACACCAGAAGAAGCGATTATGATGGCAACTTGGGTTCCAGCTGTCAGCTGTAAAATCGATGACAAATGTGGTTTGATTAAAAAAGGGCGGGATGCAGACTTTATCGTCTTGAATCCCGATATGACATTAGCTGCCACTTATTTAGATGGCACAAAACGCTACGAAGCTTAA
- a CDS encoding ABC transporter ATP-binding protein yields MSYIEVFNEVKKYQMGNTEIIANDNITFSVEKGEVAVILGPSGAGKSTVLNILGGMDTCDSGQVTVDGVDIARFDAKQLTGYRRNDVGFVFQFYNLVPNLTAKENVELASQIVTDAMDAEEVLLKVGLGKRMNNFPAQLSGGEQQRVTIARALAKKPKILLCDEPTGALDYETGKQILEILKDTAAEFQTTVIIITHNSAIAPMADRVIKINDAKVRSITLNENPLSVAEIAW; encoded by the coding sequence ATGAGTTATATCGAAGTATTTAATGAGGTGAAAAAGTATCAAATGGGCAACACTGAAATCATCGCCAATGATAATATTACCTTCAGTGTTGAAAAGGGTGAAGTTGCTGTTATTTTAGGGCCAAGTGGTGCTGGAAAATCGACAGTTCTAAATATATTGGGAGGAATGGATACTTGTGATAGTGGCCAAGTTACAGTGGACGGCGTAGACATTGCCCGTTTTGATGCCAAACAATTAACCGGTTATCGAAGAAATGACGTGGGTTTTGTCTTCCAGTTTTATAATTTAGTTCCTAACTTGACTGCCAAAGAAAACGTAGAATTAGCATCACAAATTGTAACTGATGCTATGGATGCAGAAGAGGTTTTGCTTAAAGTTGGTTTAGGCAAACGTATGAATAACTTCCCGGCACAATTGTCCGGAGGGGAGCAACAAAGAGTAACGATTGCTCGGGCTTTGGCAAAAAAACCTAAAATCTTGCTTTGTGACGAACCAACTGGGGCATTGGATTATGAAACAGGGAAACAGATTTTGGAAATTTTAAAAGATACAGCAGCGGAATTTCAAACAACGGTAATTATTATTACCCATAATTCTGCTATTGCACCAATGGCCGATCGGGTGATTAAAATTAACGACGCCAAGGTTAGAAGTATCACGCTAAACGAAAACCCACTTTCTGTTGCAGAGATTGCGTGGTGA
- a CDS encoding ABC transporter permease, translating to MKSALLKTSLKEIKNSPARFLSILGIIFLGTAFFVGIGATGPDMITSSDNYYDQTQLADATIIATLGLSDTDLDLIKEDSQVATAEPEYMLDLNLSDKNQVLRFLGYDKKQKLNQYHIVKGRLPKQSGEIALDDLADYHKDYRIGDKFTVAVDDDKKQQLKRREFKVVGFVNSPEYIENIKRGNTNVGTGTVDYFAVVDKSDLNLKAYSRILVQFKDSKKQVAYSKTYEDTTDKGIKSLKRKLAKRPQLRLVEVKEEAQVQLKAVQAEITKGEKALDTGEDKLKAAKEKIDNAKKELATKTKDGKIAQETAAKNLATEEEELQQQNEELNQQEQLLKTEQENVRKARKAATTAPASQENDLKIKQVQAQITSGNDLKSQLEQLTVDEEELSDLISEQKSSLLQLAESLQADELVKMINNWDEENTTSADITAALKEVTKQVSDLKNQLTQL from the coding sequence ATGAAAAGTGCTTTGCTCAAAACAAGTTTGAAAGAGATAAAAAATTCACCGGCTCGCTTTTTGTCGATTCTAGGTATCATCTTTTTAGGAACAGCCTTTTTTGTTGGGATTGGTGCAACAGGACCAGACATGATCACCTCTAGTGATAATTATTACGATCAAACGCAATTAGCAGATGCTACCATAATAGCAACATTAGGTCTATCCGATACGGATCTTGATTTAATCAAAGAAGATAGCCAAGTCGCAACCGCAGAACCGGAATATATGCTTGATTTAAATTTAAGCGATAAAAACCAAGTATTGCGATTTTTGGGTTATGATAAAAAACAAAAGCTAAATCAGTATCACATCGTAAAAGGGCGCTTACCCAAACAGTCAGGTGAAATTGCATTAGATGATTTAGCAGACTATCACAAAGACTACCGCATTGGTGACAAATTTACAGTGGCAGTTGATGATGATAAAAAACAACAGCTAAAAAGAAGAGAATTTAAAGTTGTGGGGTTTGTGAATAGCCCGGAATACATTGAAAATATTAAACGTGGGAATACCAATGTTGGCACTGGTACGGTCGATTATTTTGCAGTCGTTGATAAAAGTGACTTGAATCTTAAAGCCTATAGCCGGATTTTGGTGCAATTTAAAGATAGTAAAAAACAGGTGGCCTATTCAAAAACTTATGAAGATACTACGGATAAAGGAATTAAAAGTCTAAAAAGAAAGTTGGCTAAAAGACCACAGTTACGTCTAGTTGAGGTCAAAGAAGAAGCTCAAGTACAATTAAAAGCAGTTCAAGCTGAAATTACAAAAGGCGAGAAAGCTTTAGACACAGGCGAAGATAAACTAAAAGCAGCCAAAGAAAAAATTGACAATGCCAAAAAGGAATTAGCCACCAAAACAAAAGACGGCAAAATAGCCCAAGAAACAGCGGCAAAAAATTTGGCCACAGAAGAAGAGGAACTCCAGCAGCAAAATGAAGAATTAAACCAACAGGAGCAATTGTTAAAAACTGAGCAAGAAAATGTAAGAAAAGCGCGTAAAGCGGCAACTACTGCTCCAGCTTCCCAGGAAAATGATTTGAAAATCAAACAAGTTCAAGCACAAATTACGAGTGGAAATGATTTGAAAAGTCAGTTAGAGCAACTGACGGTTGATGAAGAAGAACTTTCAGATCTGATTAGTGAACAGAAAAGTTCCCTTTTGCAACTGGCAGAATCATTGCAAGCCGACGAGCTGGTTAAAATGATCAACAATTGGGATGAAGAAAATACGACGTCAGCCGATATTACGGCAGCTTTAAAAGAAGTCACCAAACAAGTGAGCGACTTAAAAAATCAGTTAACACAATTGTAA
- a CDS encoding FtsX-like permease family protein gives MEEAKKALEQDAEKLSTTKQTLAKENEKAKEDLQKAETQISDSEKEYQKQLADFQAETSANMPKLLDAELQLKNEQKRLSDLKPAEYIFSDRNDNPGYTEYKQNADRITSLATVFPLIFYLIAALVSLTTMSRMVEEKRGEIGTFKALGYRNYEIALKFLIYSLLAGIIGSLLGLLVGFKLFPSIIIEAYGQLYNLPSFVTPWYLNYTIIGIVVGLICTVGVAMLTVRLDLIAPPATLLRPKAPKAGKRVWLENIKPLWKRLNFNQKVTLRNLFRYKLRMLMTIVGIAGCTAMIVTGFGLRDSITDIIPLQFEKLWHYQAVVSFSDDQAAKDRYQKDAKQLNRYQDTLSVSMETFNVSGHGKTPQDVSVYVPQNAKDLDQFILLNNRQSKREYQLQNKGAVINEKLAQLFDLKIGDTIQLKDNNKQSYPVKVAGIAENYTGHFAYLSPAYYEQVFRKKPDYNAAFLLFKKDLTSSQEKDVAEKLMDNPGIVNVTFLSDSLNALDDTTQALTIVVWVLIISAGLLAFIVLYNLNNINISERIRELSTIKVLGFYDNELTMYIYRENIILTIFGILLGLILGKIEHDFVLKTVELDMVMFSPTIQPLSYLYASLITIFFTIIVGIFVYVKLKNVDMIEALKSNE, from the coding sequence TTGGAAGAAGCAAAAAAAGCACTGGAACAAGATGCTGAAAAATTGAGCACAACTAAACAAACCCTAGCCAAAGAAAATGAAAAGGCCAAAGAGGATTTGCAAAAGGCTGAAACTCAAATCTCAGATAGCGAAAAAGAATACCAAAAGCAATTGGCAGATTTTCAAGCAGAAACAAGTGCCAATATGCCTAAATTACTAGATGCAGAATTACAATTAAAAAATGAGCAAAAACGTTTAAGTGACCTAAAGCCAGCCGAGTATATTTTTAGTGATCGCAATGATAATCCTGGCTATACAGAATACAAGCAAAATGCCGATCGCATTACCTCGCTAGCGACCGTTTTTCCTCTGATATTTTACTTGATTGCAGCATTGGTTAGTTTGACTACTATGAGTAGAATGGTAGAAGAAAAAAGAGGCGAGATTGGAACTTTTAAAGCGTTAGGGTATCGCAATTATGAAATTGCTTTGAAATTTCTTATTTATTCCTTATTAGCGGGAATTATCGGTTCACTACTGGGGTTATTGGTTGGCTTCAAGTTGTTTCCAAGTATTATTATTGAAGCCTATGGTCAACTTTATAACTTGCCTTCTTTTGTTACACCATGGTATTTAAATTATACGATCATCGGTATTGTCGTTGGTTTGATTTGTACCGTTGGAGTCGCGATGTTGACGGTGCGACTTGATTTAATTGCACCCCCTGCAACTTTGCTGCGTCCTAAAGCACCAAAGGCCGGAAAACGCGTGTGGTTAGAAAATATTAAACCGTTGTGGAAACGCCTGAACTTTAATCAAAAAGTCACACTGCGAAACTTATTTCGGTATAAATTGCGGATGCTGATGACAATTGTCGGGATTGCCGGCTGTACGGCCATGATTGTGACCGGATTTGGTTTGCGGGACTCCATTACCGATATCATCCCTTTGCAATTTGAGAAATTGTGGCATTACCAAGCTGTTGTTTCCTTTAGTGATGATCAGGCAGCAAAAGATCGTTACCAAAAAGATGCCAAACAATTAAATCGCTATCAAGACACGCTGTCAGTTAGCATGGAGACCTTCAACGTTTCCGGTCATGGTAAAACACCGCAAGATGTTAGTGTCTATGTACCGCAAAATGCCAAAGATTTAGACCAGTTCATTTTATTAAATAATCGTCAAAGTAAGCGGGAATACCAATTACAAAACAAGGGTGCTGTAATTAATGAAAAATTGGCGCAACTTTTTGACCTAAAAATTGGGGACACCATTCAATTAAAAGATAACAATAAACAAAGCTATCCAGTTAAAGTCGCGGGAATTGCTGAGAACTATACCGGACATTTTGCTTATTTGAGCCCAGCTTATTATGAACAAGTCTTTCGTAAAAAGCCGGATTACAATGCTGCTTTCTTATTATTTAAAAAGGATTTAACCAGCAGTCAGGAAAAAGACGTAGCCGAAAAGTTGATGGACAATCCTGGTATTGTCAATGTAACTTTTCTATCAGACTCACTAAATGCACTAGATGACACGACCCAAGCGTTGACGATTGTAGTTTGGGTATTGATTATCTCAGCGGGACTTTTGGCCTTCATTGTTTTGTATAACTTAAACAATATCAATATCTCCGAGAGAATTCGCGAGCTTTCAACCATCAAAGTCTTAGGATTTTACGATAATGAATTAACTATGTATATCTATCGGGAAAATATTATTTTAACAATCTTCGGTATTTTACTTGGATTAATCTTAGGTAAAATTGAACACGATTTTGTCTTGAAGACAGTAGAGTTAGATATGGTCATGTTTTCACCAACTATTCAGCCTTTGAGCTATTTGTATGCCAGTCTCATTACAATCTTCTTTACGATAATTGTGGGTATTTTTGTCTATGTTAAGTTAAAAAACGTGGATATGATTGAAGCCTTAAAATCAAATGAATAA
- a CDS encoding OadG family protein, whose amino-acid sequence MSLKEAGMITIVAMLFVFFILTALWGALLLFKKIFKEMKDD is encoded by the coding sequence ATGTCTTTAAAAGAAGCAGGAATGATTACAATTGTTGCCATGTTATTTGTCTTTTTTATTTTAACGGCATTATGGGGTGCGTTACTTTTATTTAAAAAGATTTTTAAGGAGATGAAAGATGACTGA
- a CDS encoding sodium ion-translocating decarboxylase subunit beta: MTEIIQNMIETSGFAGMTGKHLIMILIAIIFLYLAIFKEYEPYLLLPISFGILLVNLPFTGIFASPTDVEPGGLLYYLYQGTNLGIYPPLIFLCLGASTDFGPLIANPKTLLLGAAAQFGIFAAFFGAILLGMTGPEAAATGIIGGADGPTAIYLTTRLAPHLLSVIAIAAYSYMALVPLIQPPIINALTTKKERKIKMQMQRTVTKKERIVFPIFTTIFVALVVPAATTLIGCLMLGNLIRESQVVPKLTETLQNAMMYIITILLGLTVGAKAEADIFLSLETIKIIILGLFAFAIGTAAGILFGKLMCKLTKGEINPMIGAAGVSAVPMAARVVHKEGLKNDPTNYLLMHAMGPNVAGIIGSAVAAGTLLAYFG; this comes from the coding sequence ATGACTGAGATTATACAAAATATGATAGAAACATCGGGTTTTGCCGGCATGACGGGAAAACATTTGATTATGATTTTAATTGCGATTATTTTTTTATACTTGGCGATTTTTAAAGAATATGAGCCTTACTTACTATTACCCATTTCTTTTGGTATTTTATTGGTGAATTTACCTTTTACAGGAATTTTTGCTAGCCCGACAGATGTTGAACCAGGGGGACTTTTGTATTATTTGTATCAAGGAACAAATCTGGGAATTTATCCACCGCTTATCTTTTTATGTTTGGGGGCATCCACTGACTTTGGTCCTTTAATAGCTAATCCCAAAACCCTACTTTTAGGTGCGGCAGCGCAATTTGGAATTTTTGCGGCCTTCTTTGGGGCGATTTTACTCGGTATGACTGGACCAGAAGCGGCAGCAACCGGAATTATAGGTGGTGCAGATGGTCCGACTGCCATTTATTTGACTACCAGATTAGCGCCGCATCTATTGTCTGTGATTGCAATTGCCGCATACTCTTATATGGCGCTAGTACCGTTGATTCAACCGCCAATTATTAATGCCTTAACTACAAAAAAAGAGCGGAAAATTAAAATGCAAATGCAACGGACAGTAACAAAAAAAGAACGGATTGTTTTTCCAATTTTTACCACCATTTTTGTAGCGCTGGTGGTTCCGGCAGCGACGACCTTAATTGGTTGTCTGATGTTGGGTAATTTGATTCGTGAATCACAAGTGGTACCTAAGTTAACTGAAACGCTGCAAAATGCTATGATGTATATTATTACCATTTTGCTAGGGTTAACGGTTGGTGCCAAAGCAGAAGCGGACATTTTTTTATCGTTAGAAACAATCAAAATTATCATTTTAGGATTATTTGCTTTTGCCATTGGAACGGCCGCAGGAATATTATTTGGCAAATTAATGTGTAAACTAACAAAGGGCGAAATAAATCCGATGATAGGTGCAGCCGGTGTCTCAGCAGTGCCGATGGCAGCCAGAGTGGTGCACAAGGAAGGTTTAAAAAATGACCCGACGAATTATTTGTTAATGCATGCCATGGGGCCTAATGTAGCTGGCATTATTGGTTCTGCCGTGGCAGCGGGAACGTTGTTAGCTTATTTTGGTTAA